In Cherax quadricarinatus isolate ZL_2023a chromosome 5, ASM3850222v1, whole genome shotgun sequence, the genomic window TTGAGTATTGCTTACTGTGCTGTGTGCAGCAACAATATGAAGTGACTAAAATACAAAGTAACTAACATTCCTTCCTAGTAATTTAACAATGCTCAGTGAGGTCTGACAAAGATCCATTGTGACCTGTGTAATCTCTCGCATTCCACCTATACTCTGGCTTAAGAATCTTGACATTATAATATCTCAGTGAACCGCATATCACGAGACATTGAACCAAAATAACTTACCAGTGAAGACAACACACTGGTTCCATTCCAACATCagcatgctttttttttttttagcctgtCTTCCCGATTTTCTAGGTAAATTTTGGGGACGTGGCGATACCAGAGGGCCTGGTGGAGCCATCTCCACAGGTGGCAGTGGGTCTGCAGAGTGACAAGCCAGCTATGAGTGCCACCAGTGTCACTCTCCTAGACACTGAGACCATCGAAATCAAAGATTTTAGCTTCGACTCCACTGTTCAGGGTGAGTGGGTCGTTGGTTCGACCTTCCAGACGTTGTTCTCAAGATAGAAAGTCAACCCTTGCAGTCAGGTTTCAGCTCCCCCCCTACCTACCTGGCACATATAGGTGcatggagcgctaaacccgcgtGGGCCATTCAGGATGTGATGGAGGCTCGTACCTCTGTCGACATGTTTTCTGGGTCCACGACCTTCCCATACACGGATTCACATCTGTAGGATATAACCCACGCAagatatacagtactgtagtatACAACGGGCacaatatacagtactgtaggATGCAACTCGCACATCGTGTTGTAGAATACAACTCACACAAGATATACAGTAAGGTAGAATACAACTCCCAGATACAGCATCAAGGGGTCATCTTTCCCCTGGTAAGTTTTTGTTCGTCAGATAACAGACACAATCATCATTTACTTGTACACACACAGTTTTTGTTAACTTCCACTGACCAACCCTCAagagtgaggagctcttgatctagggaactggatctgtgctccagttccctgaattgaccctgaataccttccatccgccCCCCACACATTCGCTGTATAATCCCtgcgggtttaacgctcccccatcattataataatgataataatccaCAGACACCACTTGGTTTTACCTTCTCAGAGGCCATCATTATATACTCCTGCAGATGCAATCTTCGTGGTGGGAAGTGGAGACGCACAGTCCAGCGGGTCTCAGGTCTTGGACGAGAGAGGGTCACGGGAGCCCCTCaaggagtacacacacaggactaTGGTGTTGTCAGTACCCAAGGAAGTGCAGGGAAAACCCATTCAGTACGTGGGAGTGTGGTCTCCTACCGTGGGAATGATCTCATCTGTAACCTTTGATCCAAATGCTCTGCTACCTCCCTCCATCGATTCCCTCATCAAATAATCACTCTTGACCTTCTGTCCACCTGCACTAGACTAGTGCCACCTGTACTAGACTAGTGCCACCTGTACTAGACTAGTGCCACCTGTACTAAACTAGTGCCACCTCCTGTACTAAACTAATGCCACCTGTACTAAACTAGTGCCACCTCCTGTACTAAAGTAGTGCCAACACCTGTACTAAAC contains:
- the LOC128684909 gene encoding protein Skeletor, isoforms B/C, producing MVSWAVFVVIGVSVAAAAALPSNQYKGVYIGKLSTLEHGVTGDVYAVDNTTVFIEGFSYDGEGPDAFFFAGNKSPKPSSRGFIIPDEHNRNEVLGPYRNKNIILRFPVTKKGQRSLDNIKWMSVWCRRFGVNFGDVAIPEGLVEPSPQVAVGLQSDKPAMSATSVTLLDTETIEIKDFSFDSTVQDAIFVVGSGDAQSSGSQVLDERGSREPLKEYTHRTMVLSVPKEVQGKPIQYVGVWSPTVGMISSVTFDPNALLPPSIDSLIK